A genomic region of Octopus sinensis linkage group LG2, ASM634580v1, whole genome shotgun sequence contains the following coding sequences:
- the LOC115232061 gene encoding 4-hydroxy-2-oxoglutarate aldolase, mitochondrial produces the protein MPVGNLFRRAIRTGYLCATSCRQNRILLASLSTQTKNKLDLAGIFPPITTPFNADETIAFDKLEKNLSLWKNIPFKGYTLMGSNGEYVFLSLEERLDIVQKVISLTKGDDKIIMVGTGCESTQATIKFTNQIASVGADTALVVTPCYYKGGMSNSALIQHYRKVADNSLIPILLYSVPSNTSIDLAEDVIIQLADHPNIIGLKDSGGNIAKLSNIIFATKNKDFQVLAGSASFLYPALMAGCVGGVCALANVLGKDVCNLQSLFEKGLHSSAIDLQLRLVAPNQAVTAKYGIPGLKVAMEWFGFYGGHPRSPLQPLTEEQALKMKEDFTTRNFMQ, from the exons ATGCCTGTCGGAAATTTATTTCGGAGAGCGATTCGAACTGGTTACCTCTGTGCAACATCTTGTCGCCAGAACAGAATACTACTTGCATCGCTGTCCACCCAGACGAAAAATAAACTTGATTTAGCGGGTATATTCCCTCCTATTACAACACCCTTCAATGCCGACGAGACCATAGCCTTCGATAAACTCGAGAAGAATTTATCCTTATGGAAGAATATACCATTCAAAG gttACACTTTGATGGGCTCAAATGGAGAATATGTCTTTTTAAGTCTGGAAGAACGATTGGATATTGTACAGAAAGTTATTAGTTTGACCAAAGGAGATGACAAAATCATAATGGTTGGTACTGGTTGTGAAT CAACACAAGCAACCATTAAGTTTACCAACCAAATAGCATCAGTTGGTGCTGACACTGCACTAGTAGTGACACCATGCTATTACAAAGGAGGTATGTCAAACTCTGCCCTTATACAGCATTATAGAAAG GTTGCTGATAACAGCTTAATTCCAATACTTCTCTACAGTGTTCCTTCAAATACGAGTATTGATTTAGCTGAAGATGTGATAATACAGTTGGCTGATCATCCCAATATTATTGGTCTCAAAGATAGTGGAGGAAAT attgCCAAATTAAGCAACATTATATTTGCTACAAAAAATAAAGACTTCCAAGTACTAGCAGGGTCTGCAAGTTTTTTGTATCCAGCATTGATGGCAG gtTGTGTAGGAGGAGTTTGTGCTTTGGCCAATGTCTTAGgaaaagatgtttgtaatctgcAGTCACTGTTTGAAAAAGGGTTACACAGCTCTGCCATAGACCTACAACTGAGATTGGTGGCGCCAAATCAAGCG gTTACAGCCAAATATGGTATACCAGGCCTGAAAGTTGCTATGGagtggtttggtttctatggtggccATCCACGATCACCTCTTCAACCTCTCACAGAAGAGCAAgcattgaaaatgaaagaagatttTACCACTAGGAATTttatgcaataa